Proteins from a genomic interval of Trichoderma breve strain T069 chromosome 2, whole genome shotgun sequence:
- a CDS encoding glutathione-dependent formaldehyde-activating enzyme domain-containing protein: protein MADSNIETKTLEAKCLCGSVHFTVDVPKASLPLSLYLCHCSLCRFTTGAPCIFHAQLGEGIKPNFIAPSSEKSLTTYSIKGADCTYDFCSTCGCHIAGVALDREEWTVATSIFTDHGPDNFKLTSHTFSESAKDKGLAQILTHLGDQKLPDWNPPKDDPRAKIVEAKPEVGEDGQDRLRAECHCGGVSFTIKRPTQEVLDHEIVRGCVSPVDPTKWIASFDMCSDCRLSNGTHLVGWAFLPLSHCEPKINSDLKFGTAKVYESSPGVQRCFCGTCGATIFYGNDPRKLQGPGNWQIMDLATGILRAPEGAMAENWLTWRSNLAWTDSGKRFDTAFTSGLEKGMKEYVVKASGKDVSLSIDF from the coding sequence ATGGCAGACTCTAACATTGAGACCAAAACTCTCGAGGCCAAGTGTCTCTGTGGCTCCGTCCACTTCACTGTTGACGTTCCTAAAgcatctcttcctctttctctttacCTCTGTCATTGTAGCCTCTGCCGTTTCACCACTGGGGCGCCATGCATCTTTCACGCTCAGTTGGGAGAAGGAATCAAGCCCAACTTCATAGCGCCTTCAAGTGAGAAGAGTTTGACTACATATTCCATCAAAGGAGCCGATTGCACTTATGACTTCTGCTCAACTTGCGGGTGTCACATTGCGGGTGTTGCACTTGATAGAGAGGAGTGGACGGTTGCCACGTCAATCTTCACAGACCATGGACCAGATAACTTCAAGCTCACGAGCCACACATTTAGTGAATCGGCCAAGGACAAAGGTCTTGCTCAAATCCTGACACACTTGGGCGACCAAAAACTGCCGGATTGGAATCCTCCAAAAGACGACCCTCGAGCCAAGATTGTTGAAGCAAAGCCAGAAGTGGGCGAGGACGGACAAGATCGCCTGCGGGCTGAGTGTCACTGCGGAGGCGTGTCTTTCACAATCAAGCGTCCTACACAAGAGGTCCTTGATCATGAGATTGTCCGCGGCTGTGTGTCCCCTGTCGATCCAACCAAGTGGATTGCCTCGTTTGACATGTGCAGCGACTGCCGTCTCTCAAACGGAACTCACCTCGTTGGCTGGGCGTTTCTGCCTCTCAGCCACTGCGAGCCCAAGATCAATAGCGATCTCAAGTTTGGAACCGCAAAGGTCTATGAGTCATCACCAGGTGTTCAGCGATGCTTCTGTGGCACTTGCGGTGCAACAATCTTTTACGGAAACGACCCGCGTAAGCTCCAAGGCCCAGGGAACTGGCAGATTATGGACCTTGCAACGGGCATCCTTCGAGCGCCGGAgggagccatggctgaaAATTGGCTAACCTGGAGGTCGAATTTGGCTTGGACGGATAGTGGCAAAAGGTTTGATACGGCGTTTACTAGTGGGTTAGAGAAGGGGATGAAAGAATATGTTGTTAAGGCGAGTGGGAAAGATGTGAGCCTCTCAATTGATTTCTAA
- a CDS encoding prefoldin subunit domain-containing protein produces the protein MSDARDSLLDLEKHRLRLEDNVNKLRKALQHWQTWDAEYEALKEEVEAVTEADQAEELRRIHGEFDGELLNGKEIDDIIGQPKLKTKEQIINVLERRIDYVSQNISTLQKQLETAENKYAAATVISQPDATDEDGQPILDIVEELDDDDNVVSYRLNKPGDSLGNVEALLEKAGITDDTEATPEKDDLISNKTADKRKSPKGKERDLESVAKPPSPKLEVKKTVSFSEDTKPAEEAEPEISWRAKRVKEIMGAAKDQEDISMQAAVIPKDESPEDAALRQQMLRYGMSEVGAVVAELELEEGDSEEESEDDEDFDDEFDDYDEEDDEDQYGRYKGSVVTDQYRQRMLQLEKKLGIKSHSSKSRPKVDEEDASDDNNDEGIGHIVVNREAAAPSPSPPTASKATPLKSNLKERQNDEPEAKKGVRFAASLDIAPENKPSAPVVSETKKKDIVEPLSDLIVERSSSSNPTKTEAQPAKKASRFKKTRDNTDSPSVIPKGPLDIKPNFVDEDRPAVPTGPEGATIADKLVERESTAAAIAPDEVNDMMSHQEVADEYQRMRKKFIQREGGFLKPDESPIKPIRDEEDEEPISRFKAARLSRQ, from the coding sequence ATGTCGGATGCTAGAGACAGTTTGCTTGACCTCGAGAAGCACCGTCTACGGCTTGAAGATAATGTCAACAAACTGCGGAAAGCTCTGCAGCACTGGCAAACTTGGGATGCCGAATAtgaggctctcaaggaggAAGTTGAGGCCGTGACGGAAGCAGaccaagctgaagagctgcGTCGGATACATGGCGAGTTTGATGGCGAACTGCTGAATGGGAAAGAAATCGACGACATCATTGGCCAGCCAAAGCTtaaaacaaaagaacaaatCATCAACGTCCTAGAGCGACGCATCGATTATGTGTCTCAGAATATTTCGACGCTGCAGAAGCAACTCGAAACAGCCGAGAATAAGTATGCTGCTGCGACTGTCATCAGCCAACCCGATGCCACTGATGAGGATGGGCAACCTATCCTGGATATTGTCGAAGAactggatgacgatgacaatGTCGTCTCATATCGGCTGAATAAGCCCGGCGATTCTCTGGGAAATGTTGAAGCGCTTCTTGAAAAAGCTGGGATTACAGATGATACAGAAGCTACGCCTGAAAAGGATGATTTAATCTCAAATAAGACCGCGGATAAGAGAAAATCTCCCAAAGGTAAAGAACGGGATCTTGAATCCGTGGCTAAACCGCCTTCACCCAAGCTTGAGGTGAAGAAAACCGTCTCGTTCTCAGAAGATACAAAGCCTGCTGAAGAGGCAGAGCCTGAGATATCATGGAGAGCAAAGCGTGTCAAGGAGATCATGGGCGCCGCTAAAGATCAAGAGGATATTAGCATGCAGGCTGCTGTTATACCCAAGGACGAGTCACCAGAAGACGCAGCTTTACGGCAGCAGATGCTGAGGTATGGCATGAGCGAAGTTGGCGCTGTTGTTGCCGAACTTGAGCTCGAGGAAGGCGATTCAGAGGAAGAGtccgaggacgacgaggacttTGACGATGAATTCGACGATtacgacgaagaggacgatgaagatcAATATGGACGCTATAAGGGAAGTGTTGTCACAGACCAGTATCGCCAGCGAATGCTTCAActagaaaagaagcttggcATCAAGTCGCATTCCTCTAAATCTCGACCCAAGgtcgacgaggaagacgcaAGCGATGATAATAACGATGAAGGCATTGGACATATCGTTGTCAatcgagaagctgcagcaccATCGCCTTCACCACCTACAGCTTCAAAAGCTACCCCTCTCAAGTCGAATCTTAAAGAGAGGCAAAATGATGAACCTGAAGCAAAGAAGGGCGTGCGTTTTGCGGCTAGCCTTGATATCGCTCCTGAGAACAAGCCTTCTGCTCCCGTCGTCAgcgagacgaagaagaaggatatcGTCGAGCCTCTAAGCGACCTCATCGTAGAGCGgagcagctcttcaaacCCGACCAAAACTGAAGCCCAGCCAGCAAAGAAAGCTTCACGATTCAAAAAGACCAGGGATAATACTGATTCACCAAGTGTTATTCCCAAGGGACCTTTAGACATTAAGCCCAACTTTGTCGACGAGGATCGACCGGCAGTGCCCACTGGTCCCGAAGGCGCAACAATAGCCGATAAACTGGTCGAACGAGAGTCGAcggctgctgccattgctccTGACGAAGTCAACGATATGATGAGCCACCAAGAGGTCGCTGATGAGTATCAGCGGATGCGCAAAAAATTCATCCAGCGAGAAGGTGGGTTCCTTAAACCGGACGAGTCTCCTATCAAACCAATAcgcgacgaggaagatgaggaacCCATCAGCCGATTCAAAGCTGCACGGCTCTCGCGCCAGTAG